The Kordia sp. SMS9 genome window below encodes:
- a CDS encoding sodium:alanine symporter family protein, protein MKKSKTILSLLFGLCYSINAFAQETNVEEKGIDEKINDFFVPITEVWEGIVLWKIPGIEIPLVVVLLVLSAIFFTVYFGFINFRKFPLAINVVRGKYDELDHGSVDEENAQVHVVDGDIPDTIKDESKDGEVSHFQALTTAVSGTVGLGNIAGVALAIAIGGPGATFWMIICGLFSMATKFVECTLGVKYRDVDETGAVFGGPMYYLSKGLAERNLKSLGKTLAIIFAILCVGASFGGGNALQSNQAAEQLANVLGIQGGSTGFIIGIVFAFVVGIVIIGGIKRIASVTEKIVPFMAGIYALACLIVIFANFSYIDDAFALIFKGAFTPEAGLGGLFGVLIIGFRRAVFSNEAGAGSAAIAHSAVKTKYPASEGIVALLEPFIDTVLICTMTALVIIFYNSSDVFAYGGDGLGNVIVNGQELGGVNLTSLAFESVIPWFPYVLAVAVVLFAISTMISWSYYGLQAWKYVFGRGKKTEMVYKILFLLSTVIGASMSMGAVFAFSDAMILALVFPNMIGLLLLFPKVREELTRYLAAVKKSKE, encoded by the coding sequence ATGAAAAAAAGTAAGACTATTTTATCGCTATTATTCGGTTTATGCTATTCGATAAATGCTTTCGCTCAAGAAACTAATGTTGAGGAAAAAGGAATTGATGAAAAAATTAATGACTTCTTTGTTCCAATTACCGAAGTATGGGAAGGTATTGTGCTCTGGAAAATTCCAGGGATAGAAATCCCATTAGTAGTAGTGTTATTAGTTTTAAGTGCAATCTTTTTCACCGTATACTTTGGATTTATAAACTTTAGAAAATTTCCCTTAGCTATCAATGTAGTTAGAGGGAAATATGACGAACTAGATCATGGTTCGGTTGATGAAGAAAATGCACAAGTGCATGTAGTTGATGGAGATATTCCTGATACTATCAAAGATGAAAGTAAAGATGGTGAGGTTTCTCACTTTCAAGCACTCACCACAGCAGTTTCAGGAACTGTTGGTTTAGGAAATATTGCAGGTGTTGCCTTAGCAATTGCTATTGGAGGACCAGGCGCAACATTTTGGATGATTATTTGTGGACTCTTTAGTATGGCAACGAAATTTGTGGAATGTACACTTGGTGTAAAATACCGTGATGTAGATGAAACAGGTGCTGTATTTGGTGGACCCATGTACTACTTATCCAAAGGTCTTGCGGAGCGAAACTTGAAAAGTTTAGGAAAAACATTAGCAATCATTTTTGCGATACTATGTGTAGGAGCATCTTTCGGTGGCGGAAATGCTTTACAGTCCAATCAAGCAGCAGAACAATTAGCAAATGTCTTAGGAATTCAAGGTGGTTCTACAGGATTTATCATCGGAATCGTATTTGCTTTTGTTGTGGGTATTGTAATTATTGGAGGAATCAAAAGAATTGCTTCTGTTACCGAAAAAATAGTACCATTTATGGCAGGAATTTATGCCTTAGCTTGTTTGATCGTAATCTTTGCAAACTTCTCATACATTGATGATGCGTTTGCATTAATCTTTAAAGGAGCATTTACGCCAGAAGCTGGACTTGGAGGTTTATTTGGAGTGTTAATTATCGGATTCAGAAGAGCAGTATTTTCCAATGAAGCGGGAGCTGGTTCTGCGGCTATTGCGCACTCTGCAGTAAAAACAAAATATCCAGCGAGTGAAGGTATTGTTGCCTTATTAGAACCATTTATTGATACAGTACTTATTTGTACAATGACCGCATTAGTAATCATATTCTACAACAGTAGTGATGTGTTTGCGTATGGAGGTGATGGACTCGGAAACGTAATCGTGAATGGTCAAGAATTAGGAGGTGTTAATCTAACGTCTTTGGCATTCGAATCTGTAATTCCTTGGTTCCCGTATGTACTTGCAGTTGCAGTTGTATTATTTGCAATATCTACCATGATATCTTGGTCGTACTATGGTTTGCAAGCCTGGAAATATGTTTTTGGAAGAGGTAAGAAAACCGAGATGGTATATAAAATATTATTCTTACTATCAACAGTTATTGGAGCTTCAATGTCTATGGGTGCAGTATTTGCATTCTCTGATGCGATGATCCTTGCCTTAGTATTCCCTAATATGATAGGATTACTACTACTATTCCCGAAAGTAAGAGAAGAATTAACACGCTATTTGGCAGCGGTCAAAAAATCAAAAGAATAA
- a CDS encoding carbamoyltransferase N-terminal domain-containing protein, whose amino-acid sequence MTFCGIKITHDGGIALIENNELIFSIELEKVNNNNRYAGISDLSEIEELLNSKGYDINEIDHFIVDGWHIDRSKTTTPIHSIIETKSSGKPIALQVSTYNEESLKENNLNANFFKDALPINGKNFTYSSYKHVTGHVLSAYCASPFAAKKEDSYVLVWDGGQYPRLYYVNPNSKKIENKGTLFFLTGTIYGIMGHYFGPYKKTETERIEDQRQMTLNGFFGGLSIAGKIMSYMGEGHINHDLLNALPQLYKSNMEISVFFEHKFCKAVEAYTKNISCTDADVLLTIHTYLEQMIIEKLQKKLKKDAYAKANFCFAGGSALNIKWNSSIRATNLFKEVFVPPFPNDSGSAIGMACAGMWEHTNHSHITWNPYVGPDIKKSEVPAGWAETACSLEDLALLLHHKNEPVVFLSGCAEIGPRALGNRSLIAAASSPDMKACLNRVKKREPFRPVAPICLLEDAATIFDPGCEDPYMLFNHDVREDWKDKVPTICHVDGSARLQTVAPDCAAKEIRILLEAYKKISGIPLLCNTSANYNGKGFFADVKTACEWGKLNYVWNNNTLYTKVTNPTIFNVGQVLENSNS is encoded by the coding sequence ATGACTTTTTGTGGTATAAAAATAACTCATGATGGCGGTATCGCACTCATAGAAAATAATGAACTTATTTTCAGTATAGAACTTGAAAAAGTAAATAACAATAATCGTTATGCAGGAATTTCAGACCTATCTGAGATTGAAGAATTACTGAATTCTAAAGGATATGACATCAATGAAATTGATCATTTTATTGTGGATGGTTGGCATATTGATCGTTCAAAAACTACAACACCAATACATTCCATAATTGAAACGAAATCGTCCGGAAAACCTATTGCTTTACAAGTATCAACCTACAATGAAGAAAGTCTCAAAGAAAACAATCTAAACGCTAACTTCTTCAAGGATGCTTTACCTATAAATGGTAAAAATTTCACCTACAGTAGTTACAAACATGTTACAGGTCATGTATTAAGTGCATATTGTGCAAGTCCTTTTGCCGCTAAAAAAGAAGACAGCTATGTATTAGTTTGGGATGGCGGACAATACCCACGATTGTATTATGTAAATCCCAACTCCAAAAAAATAGAAAACAAAGGAACTCTATTCTTTCTCACAGGAACCATCTATGGCATCATGGGACACTATTTTGGACCTTACAAAAAAACTGAAACGGAACGTATAGAAGATCAACGACAAATGACGCTAAATGGCTTCTTTGGAGGATTGTCCATTGCAGGGAAAATTATGTCGTATATGGGTGAAGGGCACATCAATCATGACTTATTAAATGCCTTGCCGCAACTCTATAAATCCAATATGGAAATATCGGTATTCTTTGAACATAAATTTTGCAAAGCTGTTGAAGCATATACAAAAAATATTTCTTGCACTGATGCGGACGTATTGCTGACAATACACACGTATTTAGAGCAGATGATTATTGAAAAACTGCAAAAAAAGCTCAAAAAAGATGCGTATGCCAAAGCAAATTTTTGTTTCGCAGGAGGTTCGGCATTAAACATAAAATGGAACAGTTCTATAAGAGCTACCAATCTATTCAAAGAAGTATTTGTACCACCATTTCCAAATGACTCCGGAAGTGCTATCGGAATGGCTTGCGCAGGAATGTGGGAACATACAAATCATTCACACATCACTTGGAATCCGTATGTAGGACCAGACATCAAAAAAAGTGAAGTTCCTGCTGGTTGGGCAGAAACAGCTTGCAGTTTAGAAGATTTAGCATTGCTATTGCATCATAAAAATGAACCGGTTGTATTTTTAAGCGGCTGTGCAGAAATAGGACCAAGAGCACTAGGAAACCGAAGTTTAATAGCTGCGGCAAGTTCTCCCGATATGAAAGCCTGTCTCAATAGGGTAAAAAAACGAGAACCTTTCCGACCTGTTGCACCCATCTGTCTCTTAGAAGATGCTGCAACTATATTTGATCCAGGTTGCGAAGATCCGTACATGTTATTCAATCACGATGTACGGGAAGATTGGAAAGACAAAGTGCCTACCATCTGTCACGTAGATGGTTCTGCCAGATTGCAAACGGTAGCGCCAGATTGCGCAGCGAAAGAAATTAGAATCTTGCTGGAAGCGTATAAAAAAATAAGCGGCATTCCGTTGTTGTGTAATACAAGTGCCAATTATAACGGAAAAGGCTTTTTTGCAGACGTAAAAACAGCTTGTGAATGGGGAAAACTAAACTATGTGTGGAATAACAATACCTTATACACAAAAGTAACAAACCCTACAATTTTCAATGTTGGACAAGTATTGGAGAATAGCAATTCTTAA